A DNA window from Hordeum vulgare subsp. vulgare chromosome 1H, MorexV3_pseudomolecules_assembly, whole genome shotgun sequence contains the following coding sequences:
- the LOC123432643 gene encoding U11/U12 small nuclear ribonucleoprotein 65 kDa protein-like isoform X1, with protein MESFPPHPLPPLPGNLSSAPPPPRLHQQAGSAPAPATLLVRHLPEAITQEMLFGLFSRYGATSVRLCGGKMRNCAFVDFRDEMAAIQAQSVLNRFRVLGKVLIVERANQPNAKNANEKHQEELAHGMPQVPSINSRNQENPTSTAEPIASRLGVDYSFPPHLEYAYPPPDGNILTNIVNSLIAVPRFYTQVLHLMNKMNLPAPFRTALPTPPLPSQVPAPPPPPPQPSMTEKLHLADLSSDESEMESSDEDADTRKVKRAKHEAIVGPAVDRSIAHESVGVKPAALVPNELQVIKKKNPVLQIKIVPKAGYKELADRSTVNKELASRDEQLEEKYFATPQEIEKEKLPTEEILSLPMFKNYTPGNPASVLYIKNLAKDVVHDDFYYVFGSVFESMDAARSGLSIKLMQEGRMRGQAFVTFPSVELAERALNLAHGYAFKGKPMIIQFGRSPAATKAS; from the exons ATGGAGTCATTTCCGCCGCATCCGCTTCCTCCACTGCCTGGGAATCTCTCCTCTGCTCCGCCGCCACCGCGTCTACATCAGCAGGCTGGGTCTGCTCCGGCACCGGCAACGCTCCTGGTGCGGCACCTCCCAGAGGCGATCACACAGGAGATGCTCTTCGGACTCTTCTCCCGCTACGGCGCCACATCCGTTCGCCTCTGCGGTGGAAA GATGAGAAACTGTGCATTTGTGGATTTTAGGGACGAGATGGCGGCCATTCAGGCGCAGTCTGTGTTGAACAG GTTTAGGGTCCTTGGGAAAGTACTGATAGTCGAGAGAGCAAACCAGCCAAATGCCAAGAATGCGAACGAGAAGCATCAGGAGGAATTAGCTCACGGGATGCCTCAAGTGCCAAGTATCAATTCCCGGAATCAAGAGAATCCTACATCAACTGCCGAACCGATCGCGTCTAGGCTTGGTGTGGActattcatttcctcctcatcTTGA GTATGCATATCCACCACCAGATGGAAACATATTGACAAATATTGTTAACTCTCTCATTGCCGTTCCCCGATTTTACACTCAG GTGTTGCATTTGATGAACAAGATGAACCTTCCAGCTCCATTTCGGACGGCATTGCCTACTCCACCTCTACCATCACAAGTGCCTGCTCCTCCCCCTCCACCACCGCAGCCTTCTATGACAGAGAAACTTCATTTGGCTGATTTGTCTAGTGATGAGTCTGAGATGGAGTCTTCTGAT GAAGATGCTGATACAAGGAAAGTCAAGCGTGCAAAGCATGAAGCTATTGTTGGTCCTGCAGTTGATAGAAGTATTGCCCATGAATCGGTCGGGGTGAAACCAGCTGCATTAGTTCCCAATGAGCTTCAagtaataaaaaagaaaaacccAGTACTGCAG ATAAAAATTGTTCCTAAGGCTGGTTATAAGGAACTGGCTGATCGGAGTACTGTCAACAAGGAATTGGCCTCTAGAGATGAACAACTTGAAGAAAAATATTTTGCCACTCCTCAGGAAATAGAGAAAGAGAAATTACCAACAGAGGAGATTTTGTCCCTTCCCATGTTCAAG AATTACACTCCAGGGAATCCTGCCAGTGTATTATATATTAAGAACTTGGCAAAAGATGTCGTTCATGATGACTTCTATTATGTCTTCG GATCTGTGTTTGAAAGCATGGATGCTGCAAGATCTGGTTTAAGTATCAAGTTAATGCAG GAAGGTCGAATGCGGGGCCAAGCTTTTGTGACATTTCCATCTGTTGAACTTGCTGAACGTGCACTG AATTTGGCACATGGTTATGCGTTCAAGGGCAAACCGATGATCATTCAGTTTGGTAGAAGCCCTGCTGCTACCAAAGCTTCCTAG
- the LOC123432643 gene encoding U11/U12 small nuclear ribonucleoprotein 65 kDa protein-like isoform X2 produces the protein MESFPPHPLPPLPGNLSSAPPPPRLHQQAGSAPAPATLLVRHLPEAITQEMLFGLFSRYGATSVRLCGGKMRNCAFVDFRDEMAAIQAQSVLNRFRVLGKVLIVERANQPNAKNANEKHQEELAHGMPQVPSINSRNQENPTSTAEPIASRLGVDYSFPPHLEYAYPPPDGNILTNIVNSLIAVPRFYTQVLHLMNKMNLPAPFRTALPTPPLPSQVPAPPPPPPQPSMTEKLHLADLSSDESEMESSDEDADTRKVKRAKHEAIVGPAVDRSIAHESVGVKPAALVPNELQVIKKKNPVLQIKIVPKAGYKELADRSTVNKELASRDEQLEEKYFATPQEIEKEKLPTEEILSLPMFKNYTPGNPASVLYIKNLAKDVVHDDFYYVFGSVFESMDAARSGLSIKLMQVECGAKLL, from the exons ATGGAGTCATTTCCGCCGCATCCGCTTCCTCCACTGCCTGGGAATCTCTCCTCTGCTCCGCCGCCACCGCGTCTACATCAGCAGGCTGGGTCTGCTCCGGCACCGGCAACGCTCCTGGTGCGGCACCTCCCAGAGGCGATCACACAGGAGATGCTCTTCGGACTCTTCTCCCGCTACGGCGCCACATCCGTTCGCCTCTGCGGTGGAAA GATGAGAAACTGTGCATTTGTGGATTTTAGGGACGAGATGGCGGCCATTCAGGCGCAGTCTGTGTTGAACAG GTTTAGGGTCCTTGGGAAAGTACTGATAGTCGAGAGAGCAAACCAGCCAAATGCCAAGAATGCGAACGAGAAGCATCAGGAGGAATTAGCTCACGGGATGCCTCAAGTGCCAAGTATCAATTCCCGGAATCAAGAGAATCCTACATCAACTGCCGAACCGATCGCGTCTAGGCTTGGTGTGGActattcatttcctcctcatcTTGA GTATGCATATCCACCACCAGATGGAAACATATTGACAAATATTGTTAACTCTCTCATTGCCGTTCCCCGATTTTACACTCAG GTGTTGCATTTGATGAACAAGATGAACCTTCCAGCTCCATTTCGGACGGCATTGCCTACTCCACCTCTACCATCACAAGTGCCTGCTCCTCCCCCTCCACCACCGCAGCCTTCTATGACAGAGAAACTTCATTTGGCTGATTTGTCTAGTGATGAGTCTGAGATGGAGTCTTCTGAT GAAGATGCTGATACAAGGAAAGTCAAGCGTGCAAAGCATGAAGCTATTGTTGGTCCTGCAGTTGATAGAAGTATTGCCCATGAATCGGTCGGGGTGAAACCAGCTGCATTAGTTCCCAATGAGCTTCAagtaataaaaaagaaaaacccAGTACTGCAG ATAAAAATTGTTCCTAAGGCTGGTTATAAGGAACTGGCTGATCGGAGTACTGTCAACAAGGAATTGGCCTCTAGAGATGAACAACTTGAAGAAAAATATTTTGCCACTCCTCAGGAAATAGAGAAAGAGAAATTACCAACAGAGGAGATTTTGTCCCTTCCCATGTTCAAG AATTACACTCCAGGGAATCCTGCCAGTGTATTATATATTAAGAACTTGGCAAAAGATGTCGTTCATGATGACTTCTATTATGTCTTCG GATCTGTGTTTGAAAGCATGGATGCTGCAAGATCTGGTTTAAGTATCAAGTTAATGCAG GTCGAATGCGGGGCCAAGCTTTTGTGA